A section of the Symphalangus syndactylus isolate Jambi chromosome 19, NHGRI_mSymSyn1-v2.1_pri, whole genome shotgun sequence genome encodes:
- the OR2C3 gene encoding LOW QUALITY PROTEIN: olfactory receptor 2C3 (The sequence of the model RefSeq protein was modified relative to this genomic sequence to represent the inferred CDS: deleted 1 base in 1 codon), giving the protein MPWALPTGGLLPHPQHTMMEIANVTSPEVFVLLGFSARPSLETVLFIVVLGFYVVSILGNGIIILVSRMDVHLHTPMYFFLANLSFLDMSFATSIVPQLLANLWGPQKTISYGGCVVQFYISHWLGATECVLLATMSYDRYAAICRPLHYTVIMHPQLCLGLALVSWLGGLTTSMVGSTLTMLLPLCGNNCIDHFFCEMPLIMQLACVDTSLNEMQMHLASFVFVVLPLGLILVSYGHIAWAVLKIRSAEGRRKAFNTCSSHVAVVSLFYGSIIFMYLQPAKSTSHEQGKFIALFYTVVTPALNPLIYTLRNTEVKSALRHTVLENCCGSAGKLAQI; this is encoded by the exons ATGCCCTGGGCTCTTCCCACAGGTGGCCTTTTGCCCCACCCCCAGCATACAATGATGGAAATAGCCAATGTGACTTCTCCAGAAGTCTTTGTCCTCCTGGGCTTCTCTGCACGACCCTCACTAGAAACTGTCCTCTTCATAGTTGTCTTGGGTTTTTACGTGGTATCGATCTTGGGCAATGGCATCATCATTCTGGTCTCCCGTATGGATGTGCACCTCCACACGCCTATGTACTTCTTTCTTGCCAACCTCTCCTTCCTGGACATGAGCTTCGCCACGAGCATTGTCCCACAGCTCCTGGCCAACCTCTGGGGACCACAGAAAACCATAAGCTATGGAGGGTGTGTGGTCCAGTTCTATATCTCCCATTGGCTAGGGGCAACCGAGTGCGTCCTGCTGGCCACCATGTCCTATGACCGCTACGCTGCCATCTGCAGGCCACTCCATTACACTGTCATTATGCATCCACAGCTTTGCCTTGGGCTAGCTTTGGTCTCCTGGCTG GGGGGTCTCACTACCAGCATGGTGGGCTCCACCCTCACCATGCTCCTACCGCTGTGTGGGAACAATTGCATCGACCACTTCTTTTGCGAGATGCCCCTCATTATGCAACTGGCTTGTGTGGATACCAGCCTCAATGAGATGCAGATGCACCTGGCCAGCTTTGTCTTTGTTGTCCTGCCTCTGGGGCTCATCCTGGTCTCTTACGGCCACATTGCCTGGGCCGTGTTGAAGATCAGGTCAGCAGAAGGGCGGAGAAAGGCATTCAACACCTGCTCTTCCCACGTGGCCGTGGTGTCTCTGTTTTACGGGAGCATCATCTTCATGTACCTCCAGCCAGCCAAGAGCACCTCCCATGAGCAGGGCAAGTTCATAGCTCTCTTCTACACCGTAGTCACTCCTGCGCTGAACCCACTTATTTACACCCTGAGGAACACGGAGGTGAAGAGCGCCCTCCGGCACACTGTATTAGAGAACTGCTGTGGCTCTGCCGGCAAGCTGGCGCAAATTTAG